The following proteins are encoded in a genomic region of Astatotilapia calliptera chromosome 22, fAstCal1.2, whole genome shotgun sequence:
- the LOC113014826 gene encoding glutathione S-transferase A-like, with protein sequence MAKDMTLWWGSGSPPCWRVLIALEEKNLQGYNQKLLSFEKGEHKSKEVMDVNPRGQLPAFKFGDIVINESYGACFFLESKFKSQGTKLIPDCAGSDNNCALIALIMQRVFEGNTLHQKMADVFMYNRRVPENERHESAFKRLKETLTTELQMWEGHLKKTPGGFLAGENFSMADVIVFPSVALLLRMGLSEDKYPKLAEYYKKLQGRPSVKATWPPTWKETPGQELLKDI encoded by the exons ATGGCCAAGGACATGACTCTGTGGTGGGGCTCCGGCTCTCCCCCCTGCTGGAGGGTGCTGATTGCTCTGGAGGAGAAGAACCTGCAGGGATACAACCAAAAACTGCTCTCCTTCGAGAAAGGAGAGCACAAGTCGAAGGAAGTCATGGATGTAAACCCCAGGGGACAG CTTCCTGCCTTCAAATTTGGGGACATAGTGATCAATGAGTCGTACGGTGCATGCTTCTTCCTGGAG TCCAAGTTCAAGTCCCAGGGAACCAAGCTGATTCCTGACTGCGCCGGCTCCGACAACAATTGCGCTTTGATAGCTTTAATAATGCAGCGTGTGTTTGAGGGCAACACACTTCACCAGAAAATGG CGGATGTTTTTATGTACAACCGGAGGGTCCCGGAGAATGAGAGGCACGAATCTGCCTTTAAGAGACTCAAGGAGACGCTGACTACTGAGCTGCAGATGTGGGAGGGACACCTGAAGAAG ACACCAGGCGGTTTCCTGGCAGGGGAGAACTTCTCCATGGCTGATGTGATTGTTTTTCCAAGTGTTGCTCTTCTCTTACGCATGGG GCTAAGCGAGGATAAATACCCCAAACTGGCAGAATACTACAAAAAGCTGCAGGGCAGACCAAGCGTCAAAGCCACCTGGCCTCCTACTTGGAAGGAGACCCCAGGACAGGAACTTTTAAAAGATATCTGA